From Anopheles darlingi chromosome 2, idAnoDarlMG_H_01, whole genome shotgun sequence, the proteins below share one genomic window:
- the LOC125950056 gene encoding beta-lactamase-like protein 2 homolog: MASIPAVTRISSRLIRILGCNPGPMTLQGTNTYLIGNGKRRILLDTGDASVPEYIDHLKQVLIDERILINDIIVSHWHHDHVGGVDDILDFIENKATCNVWKFPRTDAPEPEVKNATLKVLKDGQIFKTEGATLKVVHTPGHTTDHVVLILEEDNSLFSADCILGEGTTVFEDLYLYMKSLETILQAKPTTIYPGHGNIITNPIEKITEYINHRNHRERQIFVVFEENPQKQYNEMDIVRQVYKDTPEQLWAAAAFNVNHHLKKLTTEGKLLECVDSEGGNSWKLVPSASL; the protein is encoded by the exons ATGGCTTCCATACCGGCGGTGACCCGCATTTCCTCACGTTTGATCCGTATTTTGGGCTGTAACCCTGGGCCAATGACGCTGCAGGGAACGAACACGTACTTGATCGGTAACGGAAAACG GCGCATCCTGTTGGACACCGGTGACGCAAGTGTACCGGAGTACATCGATCACCTCAAGCAGGTATTGATCGACGAGCGGATCCTCATTAATGATATCATCGTGTCCCATTGGCATCACGATCACGTGGGAGGTGTTGACGATATACTTGATTTCATCGAAAATAAAG CTACTTGTAACGTGTGGAAGTTCCCTCGCACGGATGCGCCAGAACCGGAGGTGAAAAACGCTACTTTAAAAGTACTGAAGGATGGACAAATTTTCAAAACTGAAGGGGCCACGCTCAAGGTTGTGCACACACCGGGCCACACGACGGATCACGTTGTGCTGATTCTGGAGGAGGACAACTCCCTTTTCAGCGCAGATTGCATCCTGGGAGAGGGCACCACGGTCTTCGAGGATCTTTACTTGTACATGAAGAGTTTGGAAACGATTTTACAGGCAAAACCTACCACCATCTATCCGGGCCACGGGAACATTATAACG AATCCCATCGAGAAGATAACGGAGTACATAAACCATCGAAACCACCGAGAACGGCaaatttttgttgttttcgaagAGAACCCCCAAAAGCAGTACAACGAAATGGATATTGTACGCCAAGTGTACAAAGACACGCCGGAGCAGCTGTGGGCCGCCGCTGCCTTCAACGTGAATCATCACCTCAAAAAGCTAACGACCGAGGGTAAGCTGCTCGAGTGCGTGGACAGCGAAGGTGGCAATTCATGGAAATTAGTGCCATCTGCGTCTCTGTAG